A portion of the Maylandia zebra isolate NMK-2024a linkage group LG9, Mzebra_GT3a, whole genome shotgun sequence genome contains these proteins:
- the klhl34 gene encoding kelch-like protein 34, translated as MDSYSVLYSSSHRTGLLSGFQRLRSQRKMCDVVLQAGGISFPCHRALLASSSDYFWALFGETTAERLAGSISLPALTPEGLDAILDFLYSGWLSISPSTLPVVLETGRYLQVETAVAICERYMTDGLNAKNCCDYANLAERHALSNALEAANQTIAMEMGSLIQESRDDLLTLNIESLLAVLDADEIPSVKEVELIKLVLDWLDDNGPLPLLKSNLLLSRLRFGLVPPSDLTNISHAHRAMATPLIRSQLTRASEYHRLGSTQPIRQSRQTTLRASPNCVLLVGGGSSTDWPEKQVMAFDPKRKRFSSLTCVLPLRLRNPCVCSVGGFLFVIGGDEVKEGDEDEKRLVTVATSNQVWRYDPRFSCWEQVESMLDRRAQFTCCVVEDVIYALGGRHTRPDTNTHASVASVEFYDIATGAWRKGPPMPQTLYGHASAVLDNSIYVSGGVPGNYSYTQDESRESSREVFFWDLKGRVWEKRASMSIARFSHRLATAHGYIYALLGMYEPFCDIERYHPQSDHWMRLKPLLTGSFNYGMVSMSSGNLLVFGGRRWSNGQEVVVKSVLEYDTKKDCWREICQLPRPLTGTECTLLPLPD; from the coding sequence ATGGATAGCTACTCTGTCCTCTACAGTTCTTCCCACAGAACCGGACTTCTCTCTGGCTTCCAGCGCCTTCGCTCACAGAGGAAGATGTGTGATGTTGTCTTACAGGCTGGCGGCATATCTTTTCCCTGTCATCGCGCCCTTCTAGCCAGCTCCAGTGACTATTTTTGGGCCCTGTTTGGAGAGACTACTGCAGAGAGATTAGCAGGCTCCATTAGCCTCCCTGCGCTAACACCAGAGGGCTTAGATGCCATTCTGGACTTCCTGTATTCAGGTTGGCTCAGCATCTCACCCTCCACACTTCCTGTTGTCCTGGAAACAGGCAGGTACTTGCAGGTGGAAACAGCTGTGGCGATATGCGAGCGTTACATGACTGATGGTTTAAATGCCAAGAACTGCTGTGACTATGCTAACCTGGCTGAGCGCCACGCCCTCTCAAATGCACTTGAGGCTGCCAATCAAACCATTGCCATGGAGATGGGAAGCTTGATACAAGAAAGCAGGGACGATCTCCTGACGTTGAATATCGAATCACTGTTGGCGGTTCTGGATGCTGATGAGATACCTAGTGTTAAGGAGGTGGAGCTCATAAAGCTGGTTCTGGATTGGCTGGATGATAACGGGCCCCTCCCACTCCTGAAATCAAATCTTTTGTTGAGTCGTTTGCGCTTTGGATTGGTCCCCccgtctgacctcacaaatatCAGCCATGCCCACAGAGCCATGGCCACACCTTTAATAAGGAGCCAGCTGACACGAGCATCCGAGTACCACAGGCTCGGTTCAACTCAGCCCATCAGGCAGAGCCGGCAGACAACGCTTAGAGCATCACCCAATTGCGTGCTTCTTGTGGGTGGCGGGTCCAGCACTGATTGGCCAGAAAAGCAGGTGATGGCGTTCGATCCAAAGAGAAAGAGGTTTTCATCTTTGACTTGTGTTCTTCCGCTGAGACTGAGAAATCCCTGCGTGTGCTCAGTGGGAGGTTTCCTCTTTGTGATTGGAGGAGATGAAGTGAAAGAGGGAGATGAAGATGAGAAAAGGCTTGTTACTGTAGCAACATCCAATCAGGTGTGGCGGTACGATCCTCGCTTTAGTTGCTGGGAGCAGGTGGAGTCCATGCTGGACAGGAGGGCACAGTTCACTTGCTGCGTGGTAGAGGATGTTATTTATGCTTTGGGCGGACGACACACACGACCAGACACCAACACACATGCCTCTGTAGCTTCTGTGGAGTTTTATGATATAGCCACAGGAGCATGGAGGAAAGGGCCACCAATGCCTCAGACACTTTACGGCCATGCCTCTGCTGTGCTTGACAACAGCATCTATGTGTCAGGTGGTGTTCCGGGTAACTATAGTTACACTCAGGATGAAAGCagggagagcagcagagaggTCTTCTTCTGGGATCTTAAAGGCAGAGTCTGGGAAAAGAGGGCATCCATGTCCATCGCCAGGTTCAGTCATCGCTTGGCAACTGCTCATGGCTACATCTATGCACTGCTGGGGATGTACGAACCCTTCTGTGATATTGAACGATACCATCCACAGTCAGATCACTGGATGCGACTCAAGCCGCTTCTCACTGGCTCCTTCAACTACGGCATGGTATCCATGTCATCTGGGAATCTTCTGGTTTTCGGAGGGAGAAGGTGGAGTAACGGGCAGGAGGTGGTTGTGAAGAGTGTGCTGGAGTATGATACAAAGAAAGATTGCTGGAGAGAGATCTGCCAGCTTCCCAGACCTCTCACTGGGACTGAGTGTACGCTGCTGCCTCTGCCAGACTAA
- the smpx gene encoding small muscular protein — protein sequence MSKPSTNVKALQANLNIPMGALRPGAGHPVKRREDTVETEEDPSPPSAAAQSPEEKKLPGAVKLPGPAVNLSEIQNAKSELRWVTKE from the exons ATGTCCAAACCTTCGACCAACGTTAAGGCCCTTCAg GCTAATTTGAACATCCCGATGGGAGCTCTGCGTCCAGGGGCGGGACATCCTGtcaagaggagagaggacacaGTAGAAACAGAAGAG gatCCTTCACCTCCAAGCGCTGCAGCCCAGTCACCAGAGGAGAAGAAATTGCCAGGAGCAGTGAAGCTACCTGGGCCTGCTGTTAACCTTTCAGAGATACAAAACGCCAAGAGTGAACTACGATGGGTCACCAAGGAGTAA